In one Halorubrum sp. CBA1229 genomic region, the following are encoded:
- a CDS encoding proline dehydrogenase family protein, with amino-acid sequence MIPPIASNFVAGETPEAALDHVEGLNDRGVAGILNLLGEHYEERPPADADADAYVDLVGAIAERGVDACVSVKSSQIGLDVGDDVFEENLARIVEAANAPAATGPDGTGPFVWIDMEDHETTDVTLDAFERHAVATDGNVGVCVQANLKRTRDDLERLADLPGKVRLVKGAYDEPAELSYKEKARVDESYRDCLAYMFEAFDDGIAVGSHDPAMIEHAKELHAEHGTPYEVQMLTGVRESAQFELAAEDDVAVYQYIPYGTKWFSYFYRRIRERKSNALFALRAVVGN; translated from the coding sequence ATGATACCGCCAATCGCGAGCAACTTCGTCGCAGGGGAGACTCCGGAGGCGGCGCTCGACCACGTCGAGGGGCTCAACGACCGCGGCGTGGCCGGCATCCTGAACCTGCTCGGCGAGCACTACGAGGAGCGACCGCCGGCCGACGCCGACGCCGACGCGTACGTCGACCTCGTCGGGGCGATCGCGGAGCGCGGCGTCGACGCCTGCGTCTCCGTGAAGTCGAGCCAGATCGGCCTCGACGTCGGCGACGACGTCTTCGAGGAGAACCTCGCGCGCATCGTCGAGGCGGCCAACGCCCCGGCGGCGACCGGTCCGGACGGGACGGGGCCGTTTGTCTGGATCGACATGGAGGACCACGAGACCACCGACGTGACGCTCGACGCGTTCGAGCGGCACGCGGTCGCGACCGACGGCAACGTCGGCGTCTGCGTGCAGGCGAACCTGAAGCGAACGCGGGACGACCTCGAGCGGCTCGCCGACCTCCCGGGGAAGGTCCGGCTCGTCAAGGGCGCGTACGACGAGCCAGCCGAACTCTCGTACAAGGAGAAGGCCCGCGTCGACGAGTCGTACCGCGACTGCCTCGCGTACATGTTCGAGGCGTTCGACGACGGGATCGCCGTCGGGAGCCACGACCCCGCGATGATCGAGCACGCGAAGGAACTGCACGCCGAGCACGGCACCCCCTACGAGGTGCAGATGCTGACCGGCGTCCGGGAGTCGGCGCAGTTCGAGCTCGCGGCCGAAGACGACGTGGCGGTCTACCAGTACATCCCGTACGGGACCAAGTGGTTCTCCTACTTCTACCGGCGGATCCGAGAGCGCAAGTCGAACGCGCTGTTCGCGCTGCGAGCGGTCGTGGGGAACTGA
- a CDS encoding helix-turn-helix domain-containing protein encodes MATTDATGADEWSGTRLTLDLWHPNCWAIEATNRTAGGVLAHAIYNSPRTDRDAPNSVNGLFTAFADTNEEVEALLDAIRESDRAGNLLELQERFGRARDAPGNVVREFFLEYDPADMVCPTLLEHGFVHSAPVRIEDGREEWQVCFVGERTEIRESLDAVQADSGAEVTVESMSSSGHAGRTPREQRLDTLTPTQRDVYEHAREAGYYEWPRETSTRELADDMDVSKTTLLEHLRKAEAKLLDP; translated from the coding sequence ATGGCGACGACAGACGCGACCGGGGCGGACGAGTGGTCGGGGACTCGGCTCACGCTCGACCTGTGGCATCCGAACTGCTGGGCGATCGAGGCGACGAACAGAACCGCGGGCGGCGTCCTCGCCCACGCGATATACAACTCGCCGCGGACCGACCGCGACGCGCCGAACTCGGTGAACGGCCTGTTCACGGCGTTCGCCGACACGAACGAGGAGGTCGAGGCGCTGCTCGACGCGATCCGCGAGTCCGACCGGGCGGGGAACCTGCTCGAGCTCCAGGAGCGATTCGGGCGCGCGAGGGACGCCCCGGGCAACGTCGTCCGCGAGTTCTTCCTGGAGTACGACCCGGCCGACATGGTGTGTCCGACGCTGCTCGAACACGGGTTCGTCCACAGCGCGCCGGTCCGGATCGAGGACGGCCGCGAGGAGTGGCAGGTGTGTTTCGTCGGCGAGCGGACCGAGATCCGGGAGTCGCTCGACGCGGTCCAGGCGGACTCCGGCGCCGAGGTGACCGTGGAGTCGATGTCGTCGTCGGGGCACGCGGGGCGGACTCCCCGCGAGCAGCGGCTCGACACGCTGACGCCAACCCAGCGGGACGTGTACGAACACGCCCGCGAGGCGGGGTACTACGAGTGGCCGCGCGAGACGTCGACCCGCGAGCTCGCCGACGACATGGACGTCTCGAAGACGACCCTGCTCGAACACCTCCGGAAGGCGGAGGCGAAGCTGCTCGATCCGTGA
- a CDS encoding aldehyde dehydrogenase family protein: MSEPYQHYIDGEWVSGAGSETFESENPATGESLGEFRQGTPEDVDRAVDAADEAFAEWRELSRIERAEYLWDVYHELRERTDELGRVVTKECGKEISEGKADVVEAAHMVEWAAGDARHPKGDIVPSEIPAKDAYMRRKPRGVTGCITPWNFPVAIPYWHMAIALVEGNTVVFKPAEQTPWCAQIIAEMFDDAGIPDGVFNMVQGFGDAGNAIVEHDDVETVIFTGSAEVGHLIQDKLGGVPGKRVACEMGGKNAIVVTEAADLDVAVHSAVMSSFKTTGQRCVSSERLIVHTDVYDEFKERFVEIAEDVAVGDPLDEDTFMGPLIEAEHYEKVAEYNELARSEGVNVLVDRTDLDADEVPDGHEDGHWIGPFVYEADPSEDLRCTHEEVFGPHVALLEYDGDIERAVAIQNDTEYGLAGAIVSEDYRQINYYRDRAELGLAYGNLPCIGAEVQLPFGGVKKSGNGYPSAREAIEAVTDRTAWTLNNSTEIEMAQGLSADIKTKDD, from the coding sequence ATGTCGGAGCCGTACCAACACTACATCGACGGCGAGTGGGTCTCGGGCGCGGGCTCGGAGACCTTCGAGAGCGAGAACCCGGCGACCGGGGAGTCACTCGGCGAGTTCCGGCAGGGGACCCCCGAGGACGTCGACCGCGCGGTCGACGCGGCCGACGAGGCGTTCGCGGAGTGGCGCGAGCTCTCCCGAATCGAGCGCGCCGAGTACCTCTGGGACGTGTACCACGAGCTGCGCGAGCGCACCGACGAGCTCGGACGGGTCGTCACCAAGGAGTGCGGGAAGGAGATCAGCGAGGGGAAGGCGGACGTCGTCGAGGCCGCCCACATGGTCGAGTGGGCCGCGGGCGACGCGCGTCACCCGAAGGGCGACATCGTCCCCTCCGAGATCCCGGCGAAGGACGCGTACATGCGCCGGAAGCCCCGCGGCGTCACGGGCTGTATCACCCCGTGGAACTTCCCCGTCGCGATCCCCTACTGGCACATGGCAATTGCCCTGGTGGAGGGGAACACCGTCGTCTTCAAGCCGGCCGAGCAGACCCCGTGGTGCGCGCAGATCATCGCGGAGATGTTCGACGACGCCGGGATCCCGGACGGCGTGTTCAACATGGTCCAGGGGTTCGGCGACGCCGGCAACGCGATCGTCGAGCACGACGACGTGGAGACGGTCATCTTCACCGGCTCGGCGGAGGTCGGCCACCTGATCCAGGACAAGCTCGGCGGGGTCCCCGGCAAGCGCGTCGCCTGCGAGATGGGCGGCAAGAACGCGATCGTCGTCACCGAGGCGGCCGACCTCGACGTCGCGGTCCACTCCGCGGTGATGTCCTCGTTTAAGACGACCGGGCAGCGCTGCGTCTCCTCCGAGCGCCTGATCGTCCACACCGACGTGTACGACGAGTTCAAGGAGCGGTTCGTCGAGATCGCCGAGGACGTCGCCGTCGGCGACCCGCTCGACGAAGACACGTTCATGGGGCCGCTCATCGAGGCCGAGCACTACGAGAAGGTCGCGGAGTACAACGAGCTCGCCCGCAGCGAGGGCGTGAACGTCCTCGTCGACCGCACCGACCTCGACGCCGACGAGGTCCCCGACGGCCACGAGGACGGCCACTGGATCGGCCCGTTCGTCTACGAGGCCGACCCCAGCGAGGACCTCCGGTGTACCCACGAGGAGGTGTTCGGGCCGCACGTCGCGCTGCTCGAGTACGACGGCGACATCGAGCGCGCGGTCGCGATCCAGAACGACACCGAGTACGGGCTCGCCGGCGCGATCGTCTCCGAGGACTACCGACAGATCAACTACTACCGCGACCGCGCCGAGCTCGGGCTCGCGTACGGGAACCTCCCCTGTATCGGCGCCGAGGTCCAGCTCCCGTTCGGCGGCGTCAAGAAGTCCGGCAACGGCTACCCCTCCGCCCGGGAGGCCATCGAGGCGGTCACCGACCGCACCGCGTGGACCCTGAACAACTCGACGGAGATCGAGATGGCGCAGGGGCTCTCGGCCGACATCAAGACGAAAGACGACTGA